The following are encoded together in the Misgurnus anguillicaudatus chromosome 14, ASM2758022v2, whole genome shotgun sequence genome:
- the suox gene encoding sulfite oxidase, mitochondrial isoform X2: protein MQHIRHCQSFLIRSKSLKFSNSVVASVSVWDGRLSHRWQSSGSHQRQESHNERISKYRFALAGLLAGAGAVLAYNLRDGKPERADTSGQLTVPETSSFPVYSLEEVSKHRSLDHGVWVTYKGEVFDITDFVALHPGGDKILLAAGGALEPYWALYAVHQQDQIVNILSEYKIGVLNTESYREQEKANSSDPYCAEPTRHPALQINSLKPFNAEPPASILTDNYITPSAIFFKRNHLPVPKVDPETYKLEIEGLPGGVVALTLNELKSRFPKHTITATLQCAGNRRSDMNKVKHVKGLNWGVAAIGNATWSGARLRDVLLYYGFGPEVTTKARHVQFEGLDRDVTGVAYGASIPLNKALSEEGDVIIAYEMNGEDLPADHGYPARVIAPGIVGARNVKWLGKIVVSDEESESHWQQNDYKGFSPSTDWDTVDFKSAPAIQELPVQSAITHPAEGVSVDPSAGEVTVKGYAWSGGGREVVRVDVSVDGGNTWHVAKLRSGDEEQKDTALPPPPPGRAWAWKLWELDIPLPDKATELEIVCKAVDSSYNVQPDSVAPIWNLRGVLSNAWHRVKVKVSDKH, encoded by the exons ATGCAGCACATCAGGCATTGCCAAAGTTTCCTTATCAGGAGTAAAAG TTTGAAGTTTTCGAACAGTGTTGTCGCATCAGTATCTGTTTGGGATGGGCGTCTCTCTCACCGTTGGCAGAGTTCTGGAAGTCATCAGCGGCAGGAATCTCACAATGAAAGAATCTCAAAGTACAGATTTGCTCTGGCAGGACTGTTGGCAGGTGCTGGAGCGGTCCTCGCATATAATCTTCGTGATGGCAAG CCGGAGCGTGCGGACACCTCGGGACAGCTAACGGTACCCGAGACCTCTTCTTTTCCGGTTTACAGCCTAGAAGAAGTATCAAAGCATCGTTCCCTTGACCACGGCGTGTGGGTCACCTATAAAGGTGAAGTCTTTGATATCACAGATTTTGTAGCCCTGCACCCTGGCGGTGACAAAATACTTCTGGCTGCAGGCGGAGCTCTCGAACCCTACTGGGCTTTATATGCGGTTCATCAGCAAGACCAGATTGTGAACATCCTCTCTGAATATAAAATCGGCGTGCTTAATACAGAGAGTTACAGAGAGCAAGAGAAGGCCAACTCTTCAGACCCTTACTGTGCCGAGCCCACGCGTCACCCCGCGCTTCAGATCAACAGTCTGAAACCTTTCAACGCTGAACCCCCTGCTTCTATACTGACAGACAATTACATCACCCCCTCCGCCATATTTTTTAAGCGTAATCATCTTCCTGTGCCAAAGGTGGATCCTGAAACGTACAAGTTGGAGATCGAGGGTCTTCCCGGTGGAGTCGTTGCACTGACGCTGAATGAGCTCAAGTCTCGTTTTCCTAAACACACGATTACAGCGACGCTTCAGTGTGCCGGTAACCGTCGCTCTGACATGAACAAAGTCAAGCATGTCAAAGGACTCAATTGGGGCGTGGCAGCGATAGGTAATGCTACGTGGTCCGGTGCGCGTCTGAGGGATGTGCTCCTGTATTATGGCTTTGGACCGGAGGTTACGACAAAGGCTCGACACGTTCAGTTTGAAGGGCTAGACCGAGATGTGACGGGTGTGGCATACGGCGCGTCTATACCGCTCAACAAGGCGCTGAGTGAAGAAGGTGATGTTATTATTGCGTATGAAATGAACGGGGAGGACCTCCCCGCCGATCACGGCTACCCTGCTCGAGTGATCGCACCTGGAATTGTTGGAGCACGTAATGTCAAATGGTTGGGAAAGATTGTTGTAAGTGATGAAGAAAGCGAGAGTCACTGGCAGCAAAATGACTACAAAGGCTTTTCTCCAAGTACTGACTGGGACACCGTAGACTTTAAATCAGCTCCAGCCATCCAGGAACTCCCCGTACAGTCAGCTATCACTCATCCGGCTGAGGGAGTGTCTGTAGACCCCAGTGCCGGTGAGGTGACTGTTAAAGGATACGCATGGAGTGGTGGAGGACGGGAGGTTGTCAGAGTAGATGTCTCAGTAGATGGTGGAAACACATGGCATGTAGCTAAACTCAGGAGCGGTGATGAGGAGCAGAAGGACACTGCGCTCCCACCTCCTCCACCAGGAAGAGCCTGGGCTTGGAAGTTATGGGAGCTCGACATCCCGCTGCCTGATAAGGCCACGGAGCTGGAGATTGTTTGCAAAGCAGTGGACAGTAGTTACAATGTACAACCGGACAGTGTTGCCCCAATCTGGAACTTAAGAGGTGTGCTTAGTAACGCGTGGCATCGGGTAAAAGTCAAAGTGAGTGATAAACATTAA
- the suox gene encoding sulfite oxidase, mitochondrial isoform X1 — protein sequence MDYDVTAPRERLESCAWRFLLLLELQFNNKGAMQHIRHCQSFLIRSKSLKFSNSVVASVSVWDGRLSHRWQSSGSHQRQESHNERISKYRFALAGLLAGAGAVLAYNLRDGKPERADTSGQLTVPETSSFPVYSLEEVSKHRSLDHGVWVTYKGEVFDITDFVALHPGGDKILLAAGGALEPYWALYAVHQQDQIVNILSEYKIGVLNTESYREQEKANSSDPYCAEPTRHPALQINSLKPFNAEPPASILTDNYITPSAIFFKRNHLPVPKVDPETYKLEIEGLPGGVVALTLNELKSRFPKHTITATLQCAGNRRSDMNKVKHVKGLNWGVAAIGNATWSGARLRDVLLYYGFGPEVTTKARHVQFEGLDRDVTGVAYGASIPLNKALSEEGDVIIAYEMNGEDLPADHGYPARVIAPGIVGARNVKWLGKIVVSDEESESHWQQNDYKGFSPSTDWDTVDFKSAPAIQELPVQSAITHPAEGVSVDPSAGEVTVKGYAWSGGGREVVRVDVSVDGGNTWHVAKLRSGDEEQKDTALPPPPPGRAWAWKLWELDIPLPDKATELEIVCKAVDSSYNVQPDSVAPIWNLRGVLSNAWHRVKVKVSDKH from the exons AGGGTGCCATGCAGCACATCAGGCATTGCCAAAGTTTCCTTATCAGGAGTAAAAG TTTGAAGTTTTCGAACAGTGTTGTCGCATCAGTATCTGTTTGGGATGGGCGTCTCTCTCACCGTTGGCAGAGTTCTGGAAGTCATCAGCGGCAGGAATCTCACAATGAAAGAATCTCAAAGTACAGATTTGCTCTGGCAGGACTGTTGGCAGGTGCTGGAGCGGTCCTCGCATATAATCTTCGTGATGGCAAG CCGGAGCGTGCGGACACCTCGGGACAGCTAACGGTACCCGAGACCTCTTCTTTTCCGGTTTACAGCCTAGAAGAAGTATCAAAGCATCGTTCCCTTGACCACGGCGTGTGGGTCACCTATAAAGGTGAAGTCTTTGATATCACAGATTTTGTAGCCCTGCACCCTGGCGGTGACAAAATACTTCTGGCTGCAGGCGGAGCTCTCGAACCCTACTGGGCTTTATATGCGGTTCATCAGCAAGACCAGATTGTGAACATCCTCTCTGAATATAAAATCGGCGTGCTTAATACAGAGAGTTACAGAGAGCAAGAGAAGGCCAACTCTTCAGACCCTTACTGTGCCGAGCCCACGCGTCACCCCGCGCTTCAGATCAACAGTCTGAAACCTTTCAACGCTGAACCCCCTGCTTCTATACTGACAGACAATTACATCACCCCCTCCGCCATATTTTTTAAGCGTAATCATCTTCCTGTGCCAAAGGTGGATCCTGAAACGTACAAGTTGGAGATCGAGGGTCTTCCCGGTGGAGTCGTTGCACTGACGCTGAATGAGCTCAAGTCTCGTTTTCCTAAACACACGATTACAGCGACGCTTCAGTGTGCCGGTAACCGTCGCTCTGACATGAACAAAGTCAAGCATGTCAAAGGACTCAATTGGGGCGTGGCAGCGATAGGTAATGCTACGTGGTCCGGTGCGCGTCTGAGGGATGTGCTCCTGTATTATGGCTTTGGACCGGAGGTTACGACAAAGGCTCGACACGTTCAGTTTGAAGGGCTAGACCGAGATGTGACGGGTGTGGCATACGGCGCGTCTATACCGCTCAACAAGGCGCTGAGTGAAGAAGGTGATGTTATTATTGCGTATGAAATGAACGGGGAGGACCTCCCCGCCGATCACGGCTACCCTGCTCGAGTGATCGCACCTGGAATTGTTGGAGCACGTAATGTCAAATGGTTGGGAAAGATTGTTGTAAGTGATGAAGAAAGCGAGAGTCACTGGCAGCAAAATGACTACAAAGGCTTTTCTCCAAGTACTGACTGGGACACCGTAGACTTTAAATCAGCTCCAGCCATCCAGGAACTCCCCGTACAGTCAGCTATCACTCATCCGGCTGAGGGAGTGTCTGTAGACCCCAGTGCCGGTGAGGTGACTGTTAAAGGATACGCATGGAGTGGTGGAGGACGGGAGGTTGTCAGAGTAGATGTCTCAGTAGATGGTGGAAACACATGGCATGTAGCTAAACTCAGGAGCGGTGATGAGGAGCAGAAGGACACTGCGCTCCCACCTCCTCCACCAGGAAGAGCCTGGGCTTGGAAGTTATGGGAGCTCGACATCCCGCTGCCTGATAAGGCCACGGAGCTGGAGATTGTTTGCAAAGCAGTGGACAGTAGTTACAATGTACAACCGGACAGTGTTGCCCCAATCTGGAACTTAAGAGGTGTGCTTAGTAACGCGTGGCATCGGGTAAAAGTCAAAGTGAGTGATAAACATTAA